A part of Lujinxingia sediminis genomic DNA contains:
- a CDS encoding ATP-binding protein: MSARKHPDTDASEAADPTCASTILAALPDLVLELDSRATIRAHHTGSPTAVLADPPETLQDHTLRDLLPRATADRLQSALTDALTLQQNVTLECFIPHEQNLASIEARIAPISTERALIILRDVTAAFRERNNLRQSEQRFRALVENLPGVVYRCRMDEDWSAIFISERIEELVGLPAIDFTEQRTSLEQVTHPEDRSDIRSEITSAVARHEPFDLHYRMIHADGSIRHIWERGRAVYAGVDQITYLDGAIFDVTDLHRLRQRVLTSSKMAAVGSLAAGVAHEINNPLAIVLANLEFVTEELVAIHQAYAADHVVTEAVDDIQQAIIKVQTGIDRVRSIIDDLRSFSDAAQSRAEHLDMARLTSWALRRAEPRVLPVARLITHIDDVPQVWASEIGVVQTIWNLIDNAADAVSDLSPENARIDVTLKLSDREDCVLLEIRDNGRGMGEDVLARAFEPFFTTQGIGDGAGLGLFVCQGLVAGMGGDISVESTPGQGTRVRVFLPTAPAQ; the protein is encoded by the coding sequence ATGTCTGCCCGCAAACACCCCGACACCGACGCCTCCGAGGCCGCAGATCCTACCTGCGCCTCCACCATCCTCGCCGCGCTCCCCGACCTGGTCCTGGAACTGGACTCAAGGGCGACCATCCGCGCGCATCACACTGGCAGCCCCACTGCGGTGCTCGCAGACCCTCCCGAGACGCTTCAGGACCACACCCTGCGCGATCTTCTTCCCCGCGCTACCGCTGACCGACTTCAATCGGCGCTGACCGACGCGCTTACCCTCCAGCAGAATGTCACACTGGAGTGTTTCATCCCCCACGAGCAAAACCTTGCCAGCATCGAAGCGCGCATCGCCCCCATCAGCACCGAGCGGGCCCTGATCATCTTGCGCGACGTCACCGCTGCCTTCCGCGAACGCAACAACCTGCGACAGAGCGAGCAACGCTTTCGCGCCCTGGTCGAGAACCTCCCCGGGGTGGTCTACCGCTGCCGGATGGACGAAGACTGGAGCGCGATCTTTATCTCCGAGCGCATCGAAGAACTCGTTGGCCTCCCCGCCATCGACTTCACCGAGCAGCGCACGAGCCTCGAACAGGTCACCCACCCCGAGGATCGCTCCGACATCAGAAGCGAGATCACCAGCGCCGTAGCTCGGCACGAGCCCTTCGATCTGCACTACCGCATGATTCACGCCGACGGCTCGATTCGCCATATCTGGGAGCGCGGCCGTGCGGTCTACGCCGGCGTCGACCAGATCACCTACCTTGATGGCGCCATCTTTGACGTCACCGATTTGCACCGACTGCGCCAGCGCGTGCTCACCAGCAGCAAAATGGCCGCCGTCGGCAGCCTGGCGGCAGGCGTCGCCCACGAGATCAACAACCCCCTGGCCATCGTGCTCGCCAACCTCGAGTTTGTGACCGAGGAGCTCGTCGCCATCCACCAGGCCTACGCCGCCGACCACGTCGTGACCGAAGCCGTCGACGACATCCAGCAGGCTATCATCAAGGTGCAAACCGGCATCGATCGGGTTCGCTCCATCATCGACGATCTACGCTCCTTCTCCGACGCCGCCCAGAGCCGCGCCGAGCACCTGGACATGGCCCGCCTGACCTCCTGGGCACTCCGCCGCGCGGAGCCTCGCGTCCTCCCGGTCGCCCGCCTCATTACCCATATCGACGACGTCCCTCAGGTCTGGGCCAGCGAGATCGGCGTCGTCCAGACCATCTGGAACCTCATCGACAACGCCGCCGATGCTGTCAGCGATCTCAGCCCGGAGAACGCCCGCATTGACGTCACCCTCAAACTCAGCGATCGCGAAGACTGCGTTTTACTCGAGATCCGTGACAACGGCCGCGGAATGGGCGAAGACGTCCTGGCCCGGGCCTTTGAGCCCTTCTTTACCACCCAGGGGATCGGCGACGGCGCCGGCCTGGGTCTCTTCGTCTGCCAGGGTCTGGTCGCCGGTATGGGCGGCGACATCTCGGTAGAATCCACCCCCGGCCAGGGCACCCGCGTACGCGTCTTCCTGCCCACCGCACCGGCCCAGTAG
- a CDS encoding glycosyltransferase — protein sequence MLLTSLILAPIALATTIGIFNLLTWPRRLKAASPPPAISVLIPARNEEANIEDCIRSVAAAAQAYPEMNLEIIAYDDHSTDRTSEILEKLSGELPALRIPRAQPLPSGWAGKCHACHQLATHATHPQLLFIDADVRLLTDALTGLAAWQKRYNADVVSAVPAQVTGSFFEHLILPLLHLTYVSWLPLLLIPHTRRADFLAMNGQILMTSRQAYERIGGFEAIRNALVDDMAFGRRAKEAGLTVAFADGTHLARCRMYRDAPSVWEGFTKNIYPGMGKNPALLLLVITLYFSAFVLPFILLPLSGLVAALAPLTTPLLAAVALNLTYRILLAIRFSHPPLSVLLHPLGVVALIAIALNSFRQTLRGQLTWAGRTYPDA from the coding sequence GTGCTCCTGACCTCCCTGATTTTGGCCCCCATCGCCCTGGCCACCACCATCGGCATCTTCAACCTGCTGACCTGGCCGCGCCGCCTCAAAGCGGCCTCGCCACCCCCTGCGATCTCGGTGCTGATCCCGGCGCGCAACGAAGAAGCCAACATCGAAGACTGCATTCGCAGCGTGGCCGCAGCCGCGCAGGCCTATCCCGAGATGAACCTCGAGATCATCGCCTACGACGACCACTCCACCGACCGCACCTCCGAGATCCTCGAGAAGCTCTCCGGCGAGCTCCCCGCGCTTCGCATTCCCAGAGCGCAACCGCTGCCCTCCGGCTGGGCCGGCAAATGCCACGCCTGCCACCAGCTCGCCACGCACGCCACCCACCCCCAACTTCTCTTCATCGACGCCGACGTTCGCCTCCTCACCGACGCCCTCACCGGACTTGCCGCCTGGCAGAAGCGCTATAACGCCGACGTCGTCAGCGCCGTGCCCGCCCAGGTCACCGGCTCCTTCTTCGAGCACCTCATCCTGCCGCTGCTTCACCTGACCTACGTAAGCTGGCTGCCTCTTCTGCTCATCCCCCACACCCGCCGCGCTGACTTCCTGGCCATGAACGGCCAGATCCTGATGACCTCGCGTCAGGCCTACGAGCGTATCGGCGGCTTCGAAGCCATCCGCAACGCTCTGGTCGATGACATGGCCTTCGGCCGTCGCGCCAAGGAGGCCGGTCTGACCGTCGCCTTCGCCGACGGTACCCATCTGGCCCGCTGCCGCATGTACCGCGACGCCCCCTCGGTCTGGGAGGGATTTACCAAAAACATTTACCCGGGCATGGGCAAAAACCCCGCCCTGCTCCTCCTGGTCATCACCCTCTACTTCAGCGCCTTTGTGCTGCCCTTTATTCTCCTCCCCCTCAGCGGGTTGGTCGCTGCCCTGGCTCCGCTGACCACCCCGCTCCTGGCCGCCGTCGCGCTCAACCTCACCTACCGCATTCTGCTCGCCATCCGCTTCTCGCACCCTCCCCTGAGCGTACTACTTCACCCCCTGGGTGTAGTGGCATTGATCGCAATCGCGCTTAACTCTTTTCGACAGACCCTGCGCGGCCAGCTCACCTGGGCGGGACGCACCTACCCCGATGCCTGA
- a CDS encoding methylase, with amino-acid sequence MVEVREIRGRTKPGRLRMLDRFVVARLFDEVAIDSTQVVVDVGYGEGGWTTRELFEALCEAAVACEVVGVEVEPGRVQAAQEVACEGLRFVEGGFDLLQVVGREARLVRAMNVLRQYGPHEVAEAHRAWGQAVCEGGYLVEGTCDGEGAIGSAHVVQKRQGRVEKVGLVMWTDFSRGFGPWMFRDWLPADLRRGLRPGRQVKGVEMYGVLERWAELAGEVRREGVCGNREVFERSLARLSDEVGVLDEGRALWGDGIVYVEGACM; translated from the coding sequence GTGGTTGAGGTTCGAGAGATTCGGGGAAGGACGAAGCCGGGGCGGCTTCGGATGCTGGATCGTTTTGTCGTTGCGCGTCTTTTCGATGAGGTCGCGATCGACTCTACGCAGGTCGTGGTGGATGTGGGATATGGCGAGGGGGGTTGGACAACCCGGGAGCTCTTTGAGGCGCTTTGCGAGGCGGCGGTAGCCTGCGAGGTGGTGGGGGTGGAGGTTGAGCCCGGGCGCGTCCAGGCGGCACAGGAGGTGGCCTGTGAGGGGCTTCGTTTTGTGGAGGGTGGGTTTGATCTTCTGCAGGTGGTGGGGCGAGAGGCGCGGCTAGTCCGGGCGATGAATGTGCTACGTCAGTACGGGCCACATGAGGTCGCGGAGGCGCATCGGGCCTGGGGGCAAGCTGTGTGTGAGGGGGGCTATCTCGTGGAAGGAACATGCGACGGGGAGGGGGCGATCGGCTCGGCGCATGTCGTGCAGAAGCGTCAGGGGCGTGTCGAAAAGGTGGGGCTGGTGATGTGGACGGACTTCTCCCGAGGGTTTGGCCCCTGGATGTTTCGGGATTGGTTGCCGGCGGATTTGCGGCGAGGTTTGAGGCCGGGGCGGCAGGTGAAGGGGGTGGAGATGTACGGGGTTTTGGAGCGGTGGGCGGAGCTTGCGGGGGAGGTTCGTCGGGAAGGTGTGTGTGGCAATCGCGAGGTGTTTGAGAGATCGCTTGCGAGGCTGTCCGACGAGGTCGGTGTGCTGGACGAAGGTCGGGCGTTGTGGGGCGATGGGATTGTCTATGTGGAGGGGGCGTGTATGTGA
- a CDS encoding DUF523 domain-containing protein, whose translation MSEQSGGSGRILVSACLLGREVRYDGRASGVGEEEGRRWLRRMQEEGRVVMVCPEVSGGLGVPRPPAELVGGDGEAFWRGEARVLTRDGQDVSAAFEKGAQVALELAQRHGVCAAVLKARSPSCGGAAVYDGSFQGRLVAGQGVSAALLRRAGIQVFNEEELDAARRFVAHLLGDAPR comes from the coding sequence ATGTCAGAGCAGAGCGGTGGGTCAGGGCGGATTCTGGTGAGCGCGTGTTTGCTCGGCCGGGAGGTGCGCTACGATGGGCGAGCGTCCGGGGTGGGGGAGGAGGAGGGGCGGCGCTGGCTGCGGCGTATGCAGGAGGAGGGGCGTGTGGTGATGGTTTGCCCGGAGGTTTCGGGAGGGCTGGGGGTGCCAAGGCCGCCGGCAGAGCTTGTGGGTGGGGATGGGGAGGCGTTCTGGCGCGGGGAGGCGCGAGTTTTGACGCGCGATGGCCAGGATGTGAGCGCGGCGTTTGAGAAGGGGGCGCAGGTGGCGCTGGAGTTGGCGCAGCGTCACGGCGTGTGCGCCGCGGTGCTCAAAGCACGCAGCCCCTCGTGTGGAGGGGCTGCGGTGTACGACGGGAGTTTTCAGGGGCGCCTGGTAGCCGGCCAGGGGGTGAGCGCGGCGCTCTTACGACGTGCCGGCATCCAGGTCTTCAACGAAGAGGAGCTGGATGCGGCGCGTCGGTTTGTGGCGCATCTTTTGGGGGATGCGCCACGCTAA